The stretch of DNA CCGTGCCGTCGACGGAGCTGACCGCCACCGACGTCGCGCTGCTGACCTACACCTCGGGGACCACGGGTCCGCCGAAAGGCGCGATGAACTCGCACGGCAACGTCCTGGCCGTGGCGACGAGCTTCGCCGAGTTCGGCGCGATCACCGCCGCGGACACAGTGTTCAGCCTGGCGCCGCTGTTCCACATCACAGGCGTGGTCCTGCTGGGCGCGTTACCGCTGGTCACAGGTGCGGCCCTGGTGTGCACCGGCCGATTCGCGGTCGACGTCGCACTCGACGCGCTGCGTGAGCACCGGGTCACCTACACGATCGGGTCGATCACCGCGTTCATCGCGATGATGAACTCGCCCGTCGTGACACGCGATCATTTCGCGAGCATCCGTGTCCTGTTCAGCGGTGGCGCACCGGTGTCGCCGAGCACCGTGCAGCGGTTCCAAGAGCTGTCCGGCCACTACATCCACAACGCGTACGGGATGACCGAGACCACCTCGGGCGTCATCGCCGTTCCGCCCGGATCGGCGGCTCCGGTCGACGCGCACGGCACCCTCTCGGTCGGTGTGCCCCTGCCCGGCGTCCACGCGGAGGTCGTCGCCCCCGACGACACCCCGGTCGCGCCGGGCGCCGAAGGCGAACTGGTCCTGTCCGGACCGCAGATCGTCAGCGGCTACTGGCGCAATCCGGAGGCCACCGCGGCGACGATGCCGGAGGGGCGGCTGCACACCGGCGACAGCGCCGTCGTCGACGCCGACGGCTGGGTGTACATCGTCGACCGGATCAAAGATCAGATCAACGTGTCCGGCTACAAGGTGTGGCCGCGCGAGGTGGAGGACGTGCTCTACGAGCATCCCGCGGTGCTGGAGGCCGCCGTGGTCGGCGTCGCCGACGACTATCAGGGCGAGGCCGTCGCGGCGTTCGTCTCGGTCCGCGACGGGCACCGAGTGGACGGCGACGAACTGGTCGCCTTCGCCAGAGAGCGGCTCGCGCCGTACAAGCGACCGAAGACGGTGGCCGTCGTCGACCAGCTGCCGAAGACACAGACCGGCAAGATCCAGCGTCGGGTGCTCCGCGAGCAGTCGACCGCGAAGAAGGGAGAATAGACGCATGAGCACCCTGCGTGTAGCCGTCGAACCCGTTCCCGACGAGCACCTCGTCGGCGCCGTCGCCGAGACCGGCGGCAGCGTCGTCCCCCTCGACCA from Gordonia humi encodes:
- a CDS encoding class I adenylate-forming enzyme family protein; its protein translation is MTPRPALTVRDAWDARVAAAPDATALVYFDARLSARETDRIASSLAAALAARGVGKGDRVGIHLQNTPQFPLVLLALWKLGAAGLLLNPMYFGRELRQIVDDAEPIGIIATDVDAEKVRTSVDGSSAGWVVSACAADLQSRDDPRVFSVDRVEPSPDGDLGALISEYTDSSVPSTELTATDVALLTYTSGTTGPPKGAMNSHGNVLAVATSFAEFGAITAADTVFSLAPLFHITGVVLLGALPLVTGAALVCTGRFAVDVALDALREHRVTYTIGSITAFIAMMNSPVVTRDHFASIRVLFSGGAPVSPSTVQRFQELSGHYIHNAYGMTETTSGVIAVPPGSAAPVDAHGTLSVGVPLPGVHAEVVAPDDTPVAPGAEGELVLSGPQIVSGYWRNPEATAATMPEGRLHTGDSAVVDADGWVYIVDRIKDQINVSGYKVWPREVEDVLYEHPAVLEAAVVGVADDYQGEAVAAFVSVRDGHRVDGDELVAFARERLAPYKRPKTVAVVDQLPKTQTGKIQRRVLREQSTAKKGE